A genomic stretch from Limanda limanda chromosome 11, fLimLim1.1, whole genome shotgun sequence includes:
- the tomm40 gene encoding mitochondrial import receptor subunit TOM40 homolog: MGSVLAAASPSPAPVAAAAGAGQGVPGLVSVPPGFSMPSVSSVPPTSGSGQQTSDADSQLPNPGTYEECHRKCKEVYPMQMEGVRLLVNKGLSNHFQVSHTITLSTQGESGYRFGSTYVGSKQMGPAESFPVMVGDIDNTGSLNAQVIHQLTSAVRSKIAIQTQQQKFVNWQCDLEYRGEHFTSAVTLGNPDVLVGSGILVAHYLQSITPALALGGELVYHRRPGEEGTVTSLLGRYTGDNFIATLTLGGAGAHATYYHKASEQLQIGVEFEASTRMQDTTTSFGYQLDVPKANFVFKGTVDSNWVVGATLEKKLLPLPLTLALGAFLNHRKNKFQCGFGVTIG; this comes from the exons ATGGGCAGTGTGTTGGCTGCCGCCTCCCCCAGTCCAGCTCCAGTTGCTGCCGCAGCTGGAGCTGGTCAGGGGGTCCCTGGATTGGTGTCGGTCCCCCCAGGGTTTTCCATGCCCTCAGTGTCTTCCGTCCCTCCGACATCTGGATCTGGCCAGCAGACATCGGACGCAGATTCCCAACTCCCAAACCCGGGCACATATGAGGAGTGCCACCGCAAATGTAAAG aGGTATACCCCATGCAGATGGAAGGGGTGCGGTTATTGGTCAACAAGGGCCTGAGTAACCACTTCCAGGTCAGCCACACTATTACCCTCAGTACCCAGGGTGAATCAGGTTATCGATTTGGTTCCACCTACGTAGGCAGTAAACAGATGGGACCAGCAGAG TCGTTCCCTGTTATGGTCGGTGACATCGACAATACTGGTAGTCTTAATGCCCAGGTCATCCACCAGCTCACAAGTGCTGTACGCTCCAAAATAGCCATTCAG ACTCAGCAGCAGAAGTTTGTGAATTGGCAATGTGACCTGGAGTATCGTGGTGAACACTTCACTTCTGCTGTGACGCTTGGAAATCCAGACGTGCTTGTTGGATCTG GCATTTTGGTGGCACACTATCTCCAGTCTATTACACCAGCGCTGGCTCTGGGTGGTGAGCTGGTGTACCACAGACGGCCAGGCGAAGAGGGGACCGTCACGTCCCTATTGGGCAGATACACAG GTGACAACTTCATTGCTACTTTGACTCTGGGAGGTGCAGGTGCTCATGCTACATACTATCACAAAGCCAGTGAACAG CTGCAGATAGGAGTTGAATTTGAAGCCAGCACAAGGATGCAAGACACCACAACATCCTTCGGCTATCAGCTGGACGTTCCCAAAGCTAACTTCGTCTTTAAAG GTACAGTTGACAGTAATTGGGTGGTAGGGGCAACCCTTGAAAAGAAACTGTTGCCACTCCCTCTCACCCTGGCCCTAGGGGCTTTCCTTAACCATCGCAAGAACAAGTTTCAGTGTGGTTTTGGTGTCACCATTGGCTAG
- the LOC133013940 gene encoding meprin A subunit beta-like, with protein MLDRDFMLLYEYGIQHLSVIQMVLKAPKVQRSSLSNDDWLWKSPVPYVLGNDLDFNAKGVILRALDEYRLKSCIDFRPRNEEYYYISIRKLNGCWSYVGRTFSGQEISIGRNCDSTSIVQHEFFHALGYFHEQSRYDRDDHVKILFKNIRKGYEHNFEKANKTYSTVSGLPYDYNSVMHYGSEAFSNGNGSTIVTKDPKFQNVIGQRLQMSPMDVKELNRRYKCKNTTAFHMFCSFSNESMCGMNSCSNSSNDTGWEMVKQAQGGPETDHTTLPTASSKNGTEEGYFMHASTASSEEGKTSQLETKMMEPTRECHVQCLQLYYYHSGSESDILNIWIREFDDQYDLEGTRRLMGQITGPQTSHWRIHHVSLNATKHFQVEFEALTGAGNSSGGFSIDDINLSEIECPHGSLQIDNYMERSNNTATIYSPQQYTIDGYAYRIAVQFKGSYFSLFMQMLSGENDEKLQWPCLQRQMTLRMLDQTTNLQLHMSLDRSFTTSPNHVNNLGLSPWDNPRKNGTEVVDENNQTALAGPLQGYRTFAYIDLIQSRNYVKGDSLIITFSFQDLNALINESALPCPELAPGKIAHPPMDLDSGPCVPRIAPFTRPPPPPTMPPKTTDDKSIFGFSPAMVASPVLTLLLALMLSMP; from the exons GCACCAAAGGTTCAAAGGAGCTCACTTAGTAATGACGACTGGCTTTGGAAATCCCCAGTCCCATATGTTTTGGGAAATGACCTtg ACTTCAATGCTAAAGGAGTGATCCTGAGGGCCCTCGACGAGTACAGGCTCAAGTCATGCATTGACTTCAGACCAAGGAATGAAGAATACTATTACATCTCCATCAGAAAGTTAAACGG aTGCTGGTCATATGTTGGAAGGACATTTAGTGGACAGGAGATCTCCATTGGCAGAAATTGTGATTCAACCAGCATTGTTCAACATGAGTTTTTCCACGCTCTTGGCTACTTCCACGAACAAAGCCGCTATGACAGAGATGATCATGTAAAGATTCTATTTAAGAACATCCGAAAAG GTTATGAGCACAACTTTGAGAAAGCTAATAAGACATACAGCACCGTTTCGGGACTCCCATATGACTACAACTCAGTAATGCACTATGGCTCTGAAGCATTCTCCAATGGAAACGGGTCTACAATTGTCACCAAAGATCCAAAGTTCCagaatgtgattggtcaaagaCTGCAAATGAGTCCAATGGATGTTAAGGAGTTGAACCGCCGCTACAAATGCA AGAACACCACTGCATTCCACatgttctgcagcttctctaaTGAGAGCATGTGTGGAATGAACAGCTGCTCAAACAGTAGCAATGACACTGGCTGGGAAATGGTAAAACAAGCACAGGGTGGACCTGAAACTGACCACACCACTTTACCCACTGCCAGCAGTAAGAATG GTACAGAAGAAGGTTATTTCATGCATGCTAGCACAGCAAGCAGTGAGGAAGGTAAAACCTCACAGCTGGAGACCAAGATGATGGAGCCAACCAGGGAGTGTCATGTCCAGTGTCTCCAGTTATATTATTACCACAGTGGGAGCGAGTCAGACATACTGAACATCTGGATCAGAGAGTTTGACGATCAATACGACCTTGAGGGAACCCGCCGCCTCATGGGACAGATCACTG GTCCTCAAACATCTCACTGGCGCATCCATCATGTTTCCCTGAATGCCACCAAGCACTTCCAGGTGGAGTTTGAGGCACTTACAGGAGCAGGGAACTCTTCAGGCGGTTTCTCAATTGATGACATCAATTTGTCCGAGATCGAGTGTCCACATGGGTCCTTGCAGATAGATAATTATATGGAGAGAAGCAACAATACAGCTACAATCTACAGCCCACAGCAGTACACCATAGACGGCTATGCCTACCGTATAGCAGTACAGTTTAAGGGATCCTACTTTTCACTGTTTATGCAAATGTTGTCAGGCGAAAATGATGAGAAGCTGCAGTGGCCTTGCTTACAAAGGCAAATGACTCTACGAATGCTGGATCAGACAACAAACTTACAGCTGCACATGTCACTTGACAGAAGTTTCACCACGAGCCCAAATCATGTCAACAACTTAG GTTTAAGTCCATGGGACAATCCTCGTAAGAATGGAACTGAAGTCGTTGATGAGAATAATCAGACTGCCTTGGCCGGACCATTGCAAGGCTACAGAACTTTTGCATATATTGATCTAATTCAATCCAGAAACTACGTCAAGGGAGACAGTTTGATTATAACCTTCAGCTTCCAAG aTCTCAATGCCTTGATAAATGAAAGTGCTTTACCATGTCCTGAGCTGGCACCAGGGAAGATTGCACATCCTCCCATGGATCTGGATAGTGGCCCATGTGTGCCACG GATCGCCCCCTTCACccgaccacctcctcctccaacaaTGCCTCCTAAAACAACTGATGACAAAAG CATCTTTGGCTTCTCTCCTGCAATGGTGGCTTCTCCTGTCCTCACCCTGCTGCTCGCACTGATGCTTTCAATGCCATGA